In Pyrus communis chromosome 8, drPyrComm1.1, whole genome shotgun sequence, one genomic interval encodes:
- the LOC137743453 gene encoding protein DETOXIFICATION 19-like isoform X1: protein MIAEGGNGEEGSKGRWWNKLVDVEEAKKQIFFSLPTILTNVFFSLIPLVSVMFAGHLGELQLAGATLANSWANVTGFAFVVGLSGALETLCGQGFGAKLYRMLGIYLQASCIISTLFCFLISIIWLYTEPILILLHQDPQISKSAALFLKFLIPGLFAYAFLQNMLRFLQTQSIYVMPMVFSVIVIVIHIGITYGFVHWTTLGFKGAPLAASVSLWISVLMLAFTVTCTKSFESTWEGFSFESFDYVLTGLKLALPSATMECLEEWAFEILVFMGGLMPNPAKNTSLLAMCVNTQEIGYMVTYGLSAAASTRVSNELGAGNPDRAKNAMVVNLKLSVLLSFAIILALVCGHNIWAGFFIDSNANYAVLKEDFASMTPLLAISIIVDSVQGVFSGVARGCGWQHLVVYVNLATFYFVGMTIAGLLGFKFKLYAKGLWIGIICGLSCQASTLLMITVLKKWTQSNLLKNPEQEAPVLVSIDVTERNTNIDHLGKSS, encoded by the exons ATGATTGCTGAAG GTGGGAATGGAGAAGAAGGATCAAAGGGAAGGTGGTGGAACAAACTGGTAGACGTTGAGGAGGCTAAAAAACAGATTTTCTTTTCATTGCCAACAATCCTCACCAATGTGTTCTTTTCCTTGATCCCATTGGTCTCGGTCATGTTTGCTGGCCACCTTGGTGAGCTTCAGTTAGCCGGCGCAACCCTAGCCAATTCATGGGCCAATGTTACTGGTTTTGCGTTCGTG GTTGGGCTGAGTGGAGCTCTTGAAACACTTTGCGGGCAAGGCTTTGGTGCAAAATTGTATAGAATGTTGGGAATTTATCTACAAGCTTCTTGCATCATATCGACCCTCTTCTGTTTCTTGATATCTATAATCTGGCTCTATACAGAGCCTATACTAATTTTACTTCACCAAGATCCTCAAATTTCAAAATCTGCAGcactttttttgaaatttttgatccCCGGATTATTCGCTTATGCTTTCCTGCAAAACATGTTGAGATTTCTTCAGACACAATCTATATATGTAATGCCAATGGTCTTCTCAGTGATTGTCATTGTTATTCATATTGGCATCACATATGGTTTTGTGCATTGGACAACTCTTGGTTTTAAGGGAGCTCCACTAGCAGCTTCAGTTTCTCTATGGATATCTGTTCTCATGCTGGCTTTCACTGTTACTTGTACAAAGAGCTTTGAGAGCACATGGGAAGGATTTTCATTCGAATCTTTCGATTATGTCCTCACAGGCTTGAAACTGGCCCTTCCCTCTGCAACAATGGAATG TTTGGAGGAATGGGCTTTTGAGATTCTGGTGTTCATGGGAGGATTGATGCCAAACCCAGCAAAAAACACTTCACTGCTTGCAATGTG TGTGAATACGCAAGAAATTGGTTACATGGTTACATATGGCCTCAGTGCCGCTGCCAG CACAAGAGTTTCAAATGAATTAGGAGCAGGCAATCCGGACAGAGCTAAGAATGCAATGGTTGTCAATCTTAAGCTCTCTGTGCTTCTTTCTTTTGCAATTATTCTGGCTCTTGTGTGTGGTCACAACATTTGGGCTGGCTTCTTCATTGACAGCAATGCGAATTACGCAGTACTGAAAGAGGACTTTGCATCAATGACGCCATTGCTTGCAATTTCAATAATAGTTGATTCTGTTCAAGGTGTCTTTTCAG GTGTGGCTAGAGGATGTGGGTGGCAACACTTAGTTGTGTATGTAAACTTGGCAACGTTTTATTTCGTTGGTATGACAATTGCTGGTCTACTTGGATTTAAGTTCAAACTTTATGCCAAG GGCTTGTGGATTGGTATAATCTGTGGTCTCTCCTGCCAAGCAAGCACGCTTTTGATGATTACAGTGCTCAAGAAATGGACTCAATCAAATTTACTTAAAAATCCAGAGCAGGAAGCACCAGTTTTGGTCTCAATTGATGTTACCGAAAGAAATACAAACATAGACCACTTGGGAAAATCTAGTTGA
- the LOC137743453 gene encoding protein DETOXIFICATION 19-like isoform X2 → MFAGHLGELQLAGATLANSWANVTGFAFVVGLSGALETLCGQGFGAKLYRMLGIYLQASCIISTLFCFLISIIWLYTEPILILLHQDPQISKSAALFLKFLIPGLFAYAFLQNMLRFLQTQSIYVMPMVFSVIVIVIHIGITYGFVHWTTLGFKGAPLAASVSLWISVLMLAFTVTCTKSFESTWEGFSFESFDYVLTGLKLALPSATMECLEEWAFEILVFMGGLMPNPAKNTSLLAMCVNTQEIGYMVTYGLSAAASTRVSNELGAGNPDRAKNAMVVNLKLSVLLSFAIILALVCGHNIWAGFFIDSNANYAVLKEDFASMTPLLAISIIVDSVQGVFSGVARGCGWQHLVVYVNLATFYFVGMTIAGLLGFKFKLYAKGLWIGIICGLSCQASTLLMITVLKKWTQSNLLKNPEQEAPVLVSIDVTERNTNIDHLGKSS, encoded by the exons ATGTTTGCTGGCCACCTTGGTGAGCTTCAGTTAGCCGGCGCAACCCTAGCCAATTCATGGGCCAATGTTACTGGTTTTGCGTTCGTG GTTGGGCTGAGTGGAGCTCTTGAAACACTTTGCGGGCAAGGCTTTGGTGCAAAATTGTATAGAATGTTGGGAATTTATCTACAAGCTTCTTGCATCATATCGACCCTCTTCTGTTTCTTGATATCTATAATCTGGCTCTATACAGAGCCTATACTAATTTTACTTCACCAAGATCCTCAAATTTCAAAATCTGCAGcactttttttgaaatttttgatccCCGGATTATTCGCTTATGCTTTCCTGCAAAACATGTTGAGATTTCTTCAGACACAATCTATATATGTAATGCCAATGGTCTTCTCAGTGATTGTCATTGTTATTCATATTGGCATCACATATGGTTTTGTGCATTGGACAACTCTTGGTTTTAAGGGAGCTCCACTAGCAGCTTCAGTTTCTCTATGGATATCTGTTCTCATGCTGGCTTTCACTGTTACTTGTACAAAGAGCTTTGAGAGCACATGGGAAGGATTTTCATTCGAATCTTTCGATTATGTCCTCACAGGCTTGAAACTGGCCCTTCCCTCTGCAACAATGGAATG TTTGGAGGAATGGGCTTTTGAGATTCTGGTGTTCATGGGAGGATTGATGCCAAACCCAGCAAAAAACACTTCACTGCTTGCAATGTG TGTGAATACGCAAGAAATTGGTTACATGGTTACATATGGCCTCAGTGCCGCTGCCAG CACAAGAGTTTCAAATGAATTAGGAGCAGGCAATCCGGACAGAGCTAAGAATGCAATGGTTGTCAATCTTAAGCTCTCTGTGCTTCTTTCTTTTGCAATTATTCTGGCTCTTGTGTGTGGTCACAACATTTGGGCTGGCTTCTTCATTGACAGCAATGCGAATTACGCAGTACTGAAAGAGGACTTTGCATCAATGACGCCATTGCTTGCAATTTCAATAATAGTTGATTCTGTTCAAGGTGTCTTTTCAG GTGTGGCTAGAGGATGTGGGTGGCAACACTTAGTTGTGTATGTAAACTTGGCAACGTTTTATTTCGTTGGTATGACAATTGCTGGTCTACTTGGATTTAAGTTCAAACTTTATGCCAAG GGCTTGTGGATTGGTATAATCTGTGGTCTCTCCTGCCAAGCAAGCACGCTTTTGATGATTACAGTGCTCAAGAAATGGACTCAATCAAATTTACTTAAAAATCCAGAGCAGGAAGCACCAGTTTTGGTCTCAATTGATGTTACCGAAAGAAATACAAACATAGACCACTTGGGAAAATCTAGTTGA
- the LOC137742181 gene encoding uncharacterized GPI-anchored protein At1g61900-like has product MGCSKAVIHHKGSLCCQLLLFFIWLSSFQDVMAVQTVFDRSHASSVAELGLANPPTTEFFDPIEISPAVIPNYPNPADEPSQPLYPNFPTRYEPVLTGKCPVNFSTISSLMDKTATDCFQPLAAIVGNVICCPQFSSLIRIFQGLYSFNSDKLVLQNSVANDCFKDIISILASRGANSSIPTLCSINSSNLTGGSCPVKDINTFEKTVNTSTLLEACTTVDPLKECCRPICQHAIMDAALRISGKQLMMNENKNLAGGLNYTDTLSDCKDVVFSYLSRKLSSDAANTAFRILSACKVNKVCPLEFKQPSEVVKACRNVAAPSPSCCSSLNTYMLGIQKQMLITNRQAIICASVFGSMLRKGGVLENVYELCDIDLKDFSVQAEYMQQGCLLRNLPADGIFDNSTGFSFTCDLSDNIAAPWPSSSSVSSLSLCAPEMSLPALPTSETFKNPGSRGGELEFMVPVFSFLVLGTLLY; this is encoded by the exons ATGGGTTGTTCAAAGGCTGTTATTCATCATAAAG GTTCTTTGTGCTGCCAgttattattattctttatcTGGTTATCCAGTTTCCAAGATGTCATGGCAGTGCAGACAGTATTTGACCGAAGTCATGCTTCTTCCGTGGCAGAGCTAGGCCTAGCTAATCCACCTACTACAGAGTTCTTTGATCCCATTGAAATATCACCGGCTGTTATTcctaattacccaaatcctgcGGATGAACCTTCACAACCATTGTACCCGAATTTTCCAACAAGATATGAGCCTGTTTTAACTGGGAAGTGTCCTGTGAATTTTTCTACTATATCAAGTTTAATGGATAAGACGGCTACTGATTGCTTTCAACCTTTGGCAGCAATAGTAGGCAATGTAATATGTTGCCCGCAGTTTAGTAGTTTGATCCGCATCTTCCAGGGTCTCTATAGCTTCAACTCTGATAAGTTGGTTTTGCAAAATTCAGTTGCGAATGATTGTTTTAAGGATATCATTAGTATCTTAGCCAGTAGAGGTGCAAACAGTTCAATACCTACACTTTGCTCCATAAATTCGTCGAATCTTACGGGTGGGTCCTGTCCAGTGAAGGACATTAATACCTTTGAGAAAACAGTAAATACAAGTACATTACTGGAGGCCTGCACAACTGTTGACCCTCTCAAAGAGTGCTGCAGACCAATTTGCCAGCATGCAATCATGGATGCTGCACTGAGGATCTCAGGAAAACAATTGATGATGAACGAGAACAAAAATTTAGCGGGTGGGCTTAATTATACTGATACTCTAAGTGATTGTAAAGATGTGGTTTTTtcatatctttcaaggaaactctcGTCAGATGCTGCCAATACTGCATTTCGGATATTATCTGCCTGCAAAGTTAACAAAG TCTGCCCTCTGGAATTTAAGCAGCCTTCAGAAGTAGTCAAAGCATGTCGCAATGTTGCTGCCCCGAGTCCTTCCTGCTGTAGCTCATTAAACACTTACATGTTGGGAATACAAAAGCAAATGTTAATTACAAATAGACAAGCCATAATCTGTGCTTCAGTGTTTGGGTCCATGTTGAGAAAAGGCGGGGTGTTGGAAAATGTTTATGAGCTTTGTGATATTGACTTGAAAGACTTTAGCGTTCAAG CTGAATACATGCAACAAG GGTGTTTACTTCGAAACTTGCCTGCAGATGGGATATTTGACAATTCAACAGGTTTCAGCTTTACGTGTGATTTGAGTGACAACATTGCGGCACCATGGCCTTCATCTTCCTCAGTTTCTTCGCTGTCCCTTTGTGCGCCTG AGATGTCATTGCCTGCACTACCAACATCGGAGACTTTTAAAAATCCTG GCAGTCGTGGTGGTGAGCTGGAATTTATGGTACccgttttttcatttttggttttgggtacTCTGTTGTACTGA